The following proteins come from a genomic window of Candidatus Equadaptatus faecalis:
- the lpxD gene encoding UDP-3-O-(3-hydroxymyristoyl)glucosamine N-acyltransferase, whose protein sequence is MSFEITLQKLAALVNGKLTGDGSYKISNIVRAQDFVQGAIVPLWEKKFVAQIKGGTVLLTKNGWMPEDCSGIEVEDPRRALTAILEYIEKLTKTCKVPGIHPTAVIDPEAELGSNVYVGPYCVISKGAKIGDNCVLEGSVWIGENVKIGDNCLLEPGVILYDGITTGSRCIFHANAIIGCDGFGFMPDPQIGIRRIPQIGTVVIGDDVEIGCETCIDKATFGETKIGRGVKIDAHVKIGHNAVVGDFSILVAKVGVAGSSTIGRGVTMAAQSGVANHAVIGDGCTVAGRSGVFSDIPAGSVVSGFPAREHKKDLRIQAAIGHLPELEKEVRTLAQSVKKLEEKCD, encoded by the coding sequence ATGTCATTTGAAATTACCTTGCAGAAATTGGCTGCCCTTGTTAATGGAAAGCTTACAGGTGACGGCAGTTATAAAATTTCAAATATTGTGAGAGCGCAGGATTTTGTGCAGGGTGCAATAGTTCCGCTTTGGGAGAAGAAGTTTGTTGCCCAGATAAAAGGCGGTACTGTGCTGCTGACCAAAAACGGCTGGATGCCGGAAGATTGCAGCGGAATTGAAGTTGAAGATCCGCGCCGGGCGCTTACGGCAATTCTTGAATACATTGAAAAACTTACAAAGACGTGCAAAGTTCCCGGAATACATCCGACGGCAGTCATTGATCCTGAGGCTGAACTTGGCAGCAATGTTTACGTTGGACCATACTGTGTTATTTCAAAAGGCGCAAAAATCGGGGATAATTGTGTGCTTGAAGGTTCCGTATGGATTGGCGAAAACGTTAAAATCGGCGATAACTGTCTGCTTGAACCCGGAGTTATCCTCTATGACGGCATTACGACAGGCAGCCGCTGTATTTTCCATGCCAACGCAATTATCGGCTGTGACGGCTTCGGTTTTATGCCTGACCCGCAGATTGGTATACGCAGAATACCGCAGATTGGTACCGTTGTTATAGGTGATGATGTTGAAATAGGCTGTGAAACCTGTATTGACAAGGCAACTTTCGGTGAAACAAAGATAGGCCGCGGGGTAAAAATAGACGCCCACGTCAAGATTGGACATAATGCCGTTGTTGGTGATTTCTCCATTTTGGTTGCAAAGGTTGGCGTTGCCGGAAGTTCCACGATTGGCAGAGGGGTGACTATGGCCGCCCAGTCAGGAGTGGCAAACCACGCTGTCATAGGCGACGGCTGTACTGTTGCCGGACGCTCCGGAGTCTTCTCGGATATTCCTGCCGGCTCGGTCGTTTCAGGTTTTCCTGCGCGCGAGCATAAGAAAGATCTGCGCATACAGGCAGCGATCGGGCACCTTCCGGAACTTGAAAAAGAAGTCCGTACGCTTGCCCAAAGCGTTAAAAAACTTGAGGAGAAGTGTGACTGA
- the lpxC gene encoding UDP-3-O-[3-hydroxymyristoyl] N-acetylglucosamine deacetylase: MGRTIAGQLEFKGTGLHSGADCSVILSPSYEKGIRFKTENGIYEISEAVVEEDQRLTGFVFPDGTKIRTAEHLLGAVSGMGIDNLLIESFGGEIPILDGSASVFAEAISETGCTGEKERRVPAVSVPFCVDEGKRCVFAMPSDVLRITYIIDYSGTPIGVQKVSYEINEKTFKETISRARTFCLTAELDYLKANGLAQGGSLDCAMVFAQDRMLNESGLRFPNECATHKVLDLMGDLTLLGVIPTAHYVAVCAGHAVHDKLVAKLKRALIFD, translated from the coding sequence ATGGGCAGAACAATTGCAGGACAGCTTGAATTTAAAGGTACAGGGCTTCATTCAGGAGCTGACTGCAGTGTAATCCTGTCGCCTTCTTACGAAAAAGGCATACGCTTTAAAACTGAAAACGGAATTTACGAAATTTCCGAGGCTGTTGTTGAAGAAGATCAGCGGCTTACCGGTTTCGTATTTCCCGACGGTACTAAAATAAGGACTGCGGAGCATTTACTTGGGGCAGTGTCAGGTATGGGGATTGATAACCTGCTGATAGAGTCTTTCGGCGGTGAAATACCGATACTTGACGGAAGTGCGTCCGTTTTTGCCGAAGCAATTTCTGAGACAGGATGTACAGGTGAAAAGGAACGCAGAGTTCCTGCCGTTTCAGTACCGTTTTGTGTTGATGAAGGCAAACGCTGTGTTTTTGCCATGCCGTCAGACGTTTTGAGAATAACCTACATTATTGATTACAGCGGAACGCCGATTGGTGTCCAGAAAGTTAGTTATGAAATAAACGAAAAGACATTTAAGGAAACAATTTCACGCGCAAGAACCTTCTGCCTTACAGCAGAGCTTGATTATCTCAAAGCTAACGGTCTTGCGCAGGGCGGCTCTTTGGACTGTGCTATGGTTTTTGCGCAGGACAGAATGCTGAACGAAAGCGGTCTTCGTTTCCCGAATGAATGTGCAACGCACAAGGTGCTTGACCTTATGGGCGATTTAACATTACTTGGTGTTATACCGACGGCGCATTACGTAGCAG